One region of Arvicola amphibius chromosome 3, mArvAmp1.2, whole genome shotgun sequence genomic DNA includes:
- the Tmod2 gene encoding tropomodulin-2 isoform X1, translated as MALPFQKELEKYKNIDEEELLGKLSEEELKQLENVLDDLDPESAMLPAGFRQKDQTQKAATGPFDREHLLMYLEKEALEQKDREDFVPFTGEKKGRVFIPKEKPVEAPKEEKVTLDPELEEALASASDTELYDLAAVLGVHNLLNNPKFDEETTNGKGHKGPVRNIVKGEKAKPVFEEPPNPTNVEASLQQMKANDPNLQEVNLNNIKNIPIPTLKEFAKALETNTHVKKFSLAATRSNDPVALAFADMLKVNKTLKSLNVESNFITGTGILALVEALRENDTLTEIKIDNQRQQLGTAVEMEIAQMLEENSRILKFGYQFTKQGPRTRVAAAITKNNDLVRKKRVEGDRR; from the exons ATGGCACTCCCCTTtcagaaggagctggagaaatacAAGAACATCGATGAGGAGGAGCTTCTTGGCAAGCTCTCAGAGGAGGAGCTGAAACAGTTGGAAAATGTTCTGGATGACCTAGATCCCGAG AGTGCGATGCTACCGGCTGGATTCCGACAGAAAGACCAGACCCAGAAAGCAGCCACTGGCCCATTTGATCGAGAGCACCTCCTCATGTACTTGGAGAAGGAGGCACTGGAACAAAAAGACAGGGAGGACTTTGTGCCCttcacaggagaaaagaaag GGAGAGTGTTTATCCCCAAAGAAAAGCCTGTAGAAGCTccgaaagaagaaaaagtgactCTGGACCCAGAGCTGGAAGAAGCCTTGGCCAGCGCCTCTGACACTGAACTCTACGATCTTGCAG CTGTCCTTGGAGTCCACAATTTGCTCAACAATCCGAAGTTTGATGAAGAAACGACCAATGGCAAAGGCCACAAGGGGCCTGTAAGGA ATATTGTCAAAGGTGAAAAAGCCAAACCAGTATTTGAGGAGCCACCGAACCCCACAAATGTGGAAGCAAGTCTGCAGCAGATGAAGGCCAATGACCCCAACCTGCAAGAGGTCAACCTCAACAACATCAAG AACATTCCAATCCCAACCCTGAAGGAATTTGCCAAGGCTCTGGAGACCAACACCCATGTGAAGAAGTTCAGCCTGGCTGCAACCCGCAGCAATGACCCCGTGGCCCTT GCTTTTGCTGATATGTTGAAAGTCAACAAGACCTTAAAAAGTCTAAACGTAGAATCCAATTTCATCACTGGAACTGGGATCCTGGCCCTGGTGGAAGCCCTGCGGGAGAATGACACCTTGACAGAGATCAAGATTGACAACCAG AGGCAGCAGTTGGGAACCGCTGTGGAGATGGAGATAGCCCAGATGCTGGAGGAGAACTCAAGGATCCTCAAGTTCGGGTACCAGTTTACCAAGCAAGGGCCACGGACAAGAGTGGCAGCTGCCATCACAAAAAATAATGACCTGG TTCGCAAGAAGAGAGTTGAAGGAGACCGGAGGTAA
- the Tmod2 gene encoding tropomodulin-2 isoform X3: protein MALPFQKELEKYKNIDEEELLGKLSEEELKQLENVLDDLDPESAMLPAGFRQKDQTQKAATGPFDREHLLMYLEKEALEQKDREDFVPFTGEKKGRVFIPKEKPVEAPKEEKVTLDPELEEALASASDTELYDLAAVLGVHNLLNNPKFDEETTNGKGHKGPVRNIVKGEKAKPVFEEPPNPTNVEASLQQMKANDPNLQEVNLNNIKAFADMLKVNKTLKSLNVESNFITGTGILALVEALRENDTLTEIKIDNQRQQLGTAVEMEIAQMLEENSRILKFGYQFTKQGPRTRVAAAITKNNDLVRKKRVEGDRR from the exons ATGGCACTCCCCTTtcagaaggagctggagaaatacAAGAACATCGATGAGGAGGAGCTTCTTGGCAAGCTCTCAGAGGAGGAGCTGAAACAGTTGGAAAATGTTCTGGATGACCTAGATCCCGAG AGTGCGATGCTACCGGCTGGATTCCGACAGAAAGACCAGACCCAGAAAGCAGCCACTGGCCCATTTGATCGAGAGCACCTCCTCATGTACTTGGAGAAGGAGGCACTGGAACAAAAAGACAGGGAGGACTTTGTGCCCttcacaggagaaaagaaag GGAGAGTGTTTATCCCCAAAGAAAAGCCTGTAGAAGCTccgaaagaagaaaaagtgactCTGGACCCAGAGCTGGAAGAAGCCTTGGCCAGCGCCTCTGACACTGAACTCTACGATCTTGCAG CTGTCCTTGGAGTCCACAATTTGCTCAACAATCCGAAGTTTGATGAAGAAACGACCAATGGCAAAGGCCACAAGGGGCCTGTAAGGA ATATTGTCAAAGGTGAAAAAGCCAAACCAGTATTTGAGGAGCCACCGAACCCCACAAATGTGGAAGCAAGTCTGCAGCAGATGAAGGCCAATGACCCCAACCTGCAAGAGGTCAACCTCAACAACATCAAG GCTTTTGCTGATATGTTGAAAGTCAACAAGACCTTAAAAAGTCTAAACGTAGAATCCAATTTCATCACTGGAACTGGGATCCTGGCCCTGGTGGAAGCCCTGCGGGAGAATGACACCTTGACAGAGATCAAGATTGACAACCAG AGGCAGCAGTTGGGAACCGCTGTGGAGATGGAGATAGCCCAGATGCTGGAGGAGAACTCAAGGATCCTCAAGTTCGGGTACCAGTTTACCAAGCAAGGGCCACGGACAAGAGTGGCAGCTGCCATCACAAAAAATAATGACCTGG TTCGCAAGAAGAGAGTTGAAGGAGACCGGAGGTAA
- the Tmod2 gene encoding tropomodulin-2 isoform X2 translates to MALPFQKELEKYKNIDEEELLGKLSEEELKQLENVLDDLDPESAMLPAGFRQKDQTQKAATGPFDREHLLMYLEKEALEQKDREDFVPFTGEKKGRVFIPKEKPVEAPKEEKVTLDPELEEALASASDTELYDLAAVLGVHNLLNNPKFDEETTNGKVGERDPNIVKGEKAKPVFEEPPNPTNVEASLQQMKANDPNLQEVNLNNIKNIPIPTLKEFAKALETNTHVKKFSLAATRSNDPVALAFADMLKVNKTLKSLNVESNFITGTGILALVEALRENDTLTEIKIDNQRQQLGTAVEMEIAQMLEENSRILKFGYQFTKQGPRTRVAAAITKNNDLVRKKRVEGDRR, encoded by the exons ATGGCACTCCCCTTtcagaaggagctggagaaatacAAGAACATCGATGAGGAGGAGCTTCTTGGCAAGCTCTCAGAGGAGGAGCTGAAACAGTTGGAAAATGTTCTGGATGACCTAGATCCCGAG AGTGCGATGCTACCGGCTGGATTCCGACAGAAAGACCAGACCCAGAAAGCAGCCACTGGCCCATTTGATCGAGAGCACCTCCTCATGTACTTGGAGAAGGAGGCACTGGAACAAAAAGACAGGGAGGACTTTGTGCCCttcacaggagaaaagaaag GGAGAGTGTTTATCCCCAAAGAAAAGCCTGTAGAAGCTccgaaagaagaaaaagtgactCTGGACCCAGAGCTGGAAGAAGCCTTGGCCAGCGCCTCTGACACTGAACTCTACGATCTTGCAG CTGTCCTTGGAGTCCACAATTTGCTCAACAATCCGAAGTTTGATGAAGAAACGACCAATGGCAAAG TGGGGGAAAGGGATCCCA ATATTGTCAAAGGTGAAAAAGCCAAACCAGTATTTGAGGAGCCACCGAACCCCACAAATGTGGAAGCAAGTCTGCAGCAGATGAAGGCCAATGACCCCAACCTGCAAGAGGTCAACCTCAACAACATCAAG AACATTCCAATCCCAACCCTGAAGGAATTTGCCAAGGCTCTGGAGACCAACACCCATGTGAAGAAGTTCAGCCTGGCTGCAACCCGCAGCAATGACCCCGTGGCCCTT GCTTTTGCTGATATGTTGAAAGTCAACAAGACCTTAAAAAGTCTAAACGTAGAATCCAATTTCATCACTGGAACTGGGATCCTGGCCCTGGTGGAAGCCCTGCGGGAGAATGACACCTTGACAGAGATCAAGATTGACAACCAG AGGCAGCAGTTGGGAACCGCTGTGGAGATGGAGATAGCCCAGATGCTGGAGGAGAACTCAAGGATCCTCAAGTTCGGGTACCAGTTTACCAAGCAAGGGCCACGGACAAGAGTGGCAGCTGCCATCACAAAAAATAATGACCTGG TTCGCAAGAAGAGAGTTGAAGGAGACCGGAGGTAA